In the genome of Dryobates pubescens isolate bDryPub1 chromosome 18, bDryPub1.pri, whole genome shotgun sequence, one region contains:
- the APLN gene encoding apelin has translation MAATRWLLALLLLLWLALAAAGPVCQAPDGSDAQNGLIRTLVRPRGARRGVLQRPAGTRRFRRPRPRPRPRLSHKGPMPF, from the exons ATGGCTGCGACGCGctggctcctggccctgctgctgctgctctggctcgCCCTGGCCGCCGCCG GGCCAGTGTGCCAGGCGCCAGACGGCAGCGATGCCCAGAATGGCCTCATCCGGACCCTGGTGCGGCCGCGGGGTGCGCGGCGCGGGGTTCTGCAGCGGCCGGCGGGCACACGGCGGTTccggcggccccggccccgaCCCCGGCCCCGGCTCTCGCACAAGGGCCCGATGCCCTTCTGa